The sequence below is a genomic window from Streptomyces sp. NBC_00582.
GCGGGACTTGTCCGTGATGCCCTCGATCGGGTCGAGGACGTCCGTCGTCAGTCCGGCGTCGGAGGCGATGGTCTTCGCGGTCTTGTCGCTGACGAGCGTCTCGTAGAACACGGTGGTGACGCCGTCGGCCTTCGCCATCTTCTCAAGCTCCTTCACGCGCGCCGCGCTGGGCTCCGACTCGGGGTCGAGGCCGTTGATGGCCTCCTCGGTCAGGCCGTAGCGCTCGGCGAGGTAGCCGAAGGCGGCGTGGGTGGTGATGAAGACCTTGGTCTTCGTGTCCGCGAGCCCGTCCTTGAACTCGGTGTTCAGGGCGTCGAGCTTCTTCACGAGCGCCGCCGTGTTGGCCCTGTAGTCGGCCGCGTGGTCCGGGTCGGCCTTCTCGAAGGCCTTGCCGACGCCCTCGGCGACTTGTGCGTAGCGCACCGGGTCGAGCCAGATGTGGGGGTCGAGGCCGGACAGCTCCTCGTCGGCGTGGTCGTCGTGCTCGGCCGCGTGGCCGCCGACCTCGTTGCCGTGCTTCTCCAGGGAGGTGAGGGCGGAGGCGTCGATCTTGGTCTTGACCTCGGACTGGGCCACCGCGTCGTCGACGGAGGGCTGGAGGTTCTTGAGGTAGAGCACCGCGTCGGACTCCTGGAGCTGCGCGGTCTGCCGGGCGCTGATCTCCAGGTCGTGCGGTTCCTGGCCGGGCTGGGTGAGACTGGTGACGTGGACGTGGTCGCCGCCTATCCGCTCGGCGAGGAAGGCCATCGGGTAGAACGACGCGACGACGTCGAACCTGTCGGTGTTGCCGGCGGCACTGGCCCCCGAGCAGGCGGTGAGGGTGCCGAGGCCGAGGGCGGCGGTGGCCGCCATGGCTATGCCGGATATGTGCTGACGCCGTACGTTCATGACAGTCATTTTCAACAAATATGGAAACCGTTGTCAACAAGCTGCGGCAAGGATCGCGGCAAGGGCCGGTTAAGGGTCGGGTAAGGGAACCGATTTGGTTCAGGGGGAGCCCCCGCCGGTACCCTGAATCATTCGCTGGAAGCATCTCGCTTCGTCGCCCGTCGTCGTTATGAAGAGAGCACCGTGGCCGCCGACAAGATCGACACCATCGTCAGCCTGAGCAAGCGCCGTGGCTTTGTATTCCCCTGCAGTGAGATCTACGGCGGCCAGCGTGCCGCCTGGGACTACGGACCGCTGGGTGTCGAGCTCAAGGAGAACCTGAAGCGCCAGTGGTGGCGCTACATGGTGACGTCGCGCGAGGACGTGGTCGGTATCGACTCGTCCGTCATCCTGGCCCCCGAGGTCTGGGTCGCCTCCGGTCACGTCGCCACCTTCTCCGACCCGCTGACCGAGTGCACCTCCTGCCACAAGCGGTTCCGCGCGGACCACCTCGAGGAGGCCTACGAGGCCAAGCACGGCCGTCCCCCGGCGAACGGCCTGGCCGACATCAACTGCACCCACTGCGGTACGAAGGGCCAGTTCACCGAGCCCAAGCAGTTCTCGGGCCTGCTCTCCACCCACCTCGGCCCGACGCAGGACACCGGCTCGATCGCCTATCTGCGCCCCGAGACCGCCCAGGGCATCTTCACCAACTTCGCCCAGGTGCAGACCACCTCGCGCCGCAAGCCGCCGTTCGGCATCGCGCAGGTGGGCAAGTCCTTCCGCAACGAGATCACGCCCGGCAACTTCATCTTCCGCACCCGCGAGTTCGAGCAGATGGAGATGGAGTTCTTCGTCAAGCCGGGCGAGGACGAGAAGTGGCAGGAGTACTGGATGGAGCAGCGCTGGAACTGGTACACCGGCCTGGGCCTGCGCGAGGAGAACATGCGGTGGTACGAGCACCCCAAGGAGAAGCTCTCCCACTACTCCAAGCGCACCGCTGACATCGAGTACCGCTTCCAGTTCGGCGGCAACGAGTGGGGCGAGCTCGAGGGTGTCGCCAACCGCACCGACTACGACCTCGGCGCGCACTCCAAGGCCTCCGGCCAGGACCTCTCCTACTTCGACCAGGAGGCCGGCGAGCGCTGGACGCCGTACGTCATCGAGCCGGCGGCCGGTGTCGGCCGCGCGATGCTGGCGTTCCTGCTCGACGCCTACGTCGAGGACGAGGCCCCCAACGCCAAGGGCAAGCTGGAGAAGCGCACGGTCCTGCGCCTCGACCACCGCC
It includes:
- a CDS encoding glycine--tRNA ligase; this translates as MAADKIDTIVSLSKRRGFVFPCSEIYGGQRAAWDYGPLGVELKENLKRQWWRYMVTSREDVVGIDSSVILAPEVWVASGHVATFSDPLTECTSCHKRFRADHLEEAYEAKHGRPPANGLADINCTHCGTKGQFTEPKQFSGLLSTHLGPTQDTGSIAYLRPETAQGIFTNFAQVQTTSRRKPPFGIAQVGKSFRNEITPGNFIFRTREFEQMEMEFFVKPGEDEKWQEYWMEQRWNWYTGLGLREENMRWYEHPKEKLSHYSKRTADIEYRFQFGGNEWGELEGVANRTDYDLGAHSKASGQDLSYFDQEAGERWTPYVIEPAAGVGRAMLAFLLDAYVEDEAPNAKGKLEKRTVLRLDHRLAPVKVAVLPLSRNPELSPKAKGLAAALRQHWNIEFDDAGAIGRRYRRQDEIGTPYCVTVDFDTLEDNAVTVRERDSMKQERVSLDQIESYLAGRLLGC
- a CDS encoding metal ABC transporter substrate-binding protein; protein product: MNVRRQHISGIAMAATAALGLGTLTACSGASAAGNTDRFDVVASFYPMAFLAERIGGDHVHVTSLTQPGQEPHDLEISARQTAQLQESDAVLYLKNLQPSVDDAVAQSEVKTKIDASALTSLEKHGNEVGGHAAEHDDHADEELSGLDPHIWLDPVRYAQVAEGVGKAFEKADPDHAADYRANTAALVKKLDALNTEFKDGLADTKTKVFITTHAAFGYLAERYGLTEEAINGLDPESEPSAARVKELEKMAKADGVTTVFYETLVSDKTAKTIASDAGLTTDVLDPIEGITDKSRGKDYFSVQQANLKALQKALGAK